The Ascaphus truei isolate aAscTru1 chromosome 3, aAscTru1.hap1, whole genome shotgun sequence genome includes a region encoding these proteins:
- the LOC142490550 gene encoding uncharacterized protein LOC142490550, with protein MLLSQRPLLLALLLGIISIVTLVESAKYETEEDQMLETKREENEQGNRMKRLAGLLEEVRSLLTRETLSDNIETRDSDDAVPWNPLYGVRETRADDIETRDSDDAVPWNPLYGVRETRAGDIETRDSDDAVPWNPLYGVRETGEDDIETRDSDDAIPWNPLYGVRETRADDIETRDSDDAIPWNPLYGVRETRADDIETRDSVDAVPWNPLYGVRETRADDIETRDSDDAVPWNPLYGVRETRADDIETRDSDDDIPWNPLYGVRETRADDIETRDSDYAIPWNPLYGVRETRADDIETRVSDDAVPWNPLYGVRETRADDIETRDSDDAIPWNPLYGVRETRAVDIEARTIPKKFWRI; from the exons ATGCTTCTCTCCCAGAGACCTCTGCTGCTCGCGCTTCTCCTGGGGATAATCTCCATCGTCACATTGGTGGAATCGGCCAAATATGAGAC TGAAGAAGATCAGATGTTGGAGACCAAGAGAGAGGAGAATGAGCAGGGAAATCGCATGAAGAGACTGGCAGGTCTCCTGGAAGAAGTACGATCTCTTCTCACACGGGAGACGCTATCGGATAATATAGAGACCAGAGATTCAGATGATGCTGTTCCATGGAATCCATTGTATGGGGTACGAGAGACACGGGCAGATGATATAGAGACCAGAGATTCAGATGATGCTGTTCCATGGAATCCATTGTATGGGGTACGAGAGACACGGGCAGGTGATATAGAGACCAGAGATTCAGATGATGCTGTTCCATGGAATCCATTGTATGGGGTACGAGAGACAGGGGAAGATGATATAGAGACCAGAGATTCAGATGATGCTATTCCATGGAATCCATTGTATGGGGTACGAGAGACACGGGCAGATGATATAGAGACCAGAGATTCAGATGATGCTATTCCATGGAATCCATTGTATGGGGTACGAGAGACACGGGCAGATGATATAGAGACCAGAGATTCAGTTGATGCTGTTCCATGGAATCCATTGTATGGGGTACGAGAGACACGGGCAGATGATATAGAGACCAGAGATTCAGATGATGCTGTTCCATGGAATCCATTGTATGGGGTACGAGAGACACGGGCAGATGATATAGAGACCAGAGATTCAGATGATGATATTCCATGGAATCCATTGTATGGGGTACGAGAGACACGGGCAGATGATATAGAGACCAGAGATTCAGATTATGCTATTCCATGGAATCCATTGTATGGGGTACGAGAGACACGGGCAGATGATATAGAGACCAGAGTTTCAGATGATGCTGTTCCATGGAATCCATTGTATGGGGTACGAGAGACACGGGCAGATGATATAGAGACCAGAGATTCCGATGATGCTATTCCATGGAATCCATTGTATGGGGTACGAGAGACACGGGCAGTTGATATAGAGGCCAGAACAATTCCAAAAAAGTTTTGGCGAATTTGA